From Anopheles coluzzii chromosome 3, AcolN3, whole genome shotgun sequence, the proteins below share one genomic window:
- the LOC125907238 gene encoding uncharacterized protein LOC125907238, producing the protein MADLDQPVQLPVQTITDTNVHDLVEVKKIANNTVFVRKNRALLIYQLSNKDYTEVFHEDDFFSLTTPNANYPWHVYEPSSLIVRSSKGVEVYQWNKPDLKLQYTVSKYHDHSGYGSSRNTFLIGQIFPSQHHIGIISRLNSDVQFRSLDLSKAKTTVRLLKKPPSLDSEWKSSTSTIQLIEQLDNNKQLAIALRTESKLMLFRFNNQHNLEKLTTIDEFPSKDTDYDRIMFAKFGTTSYNDLLHFSTEGLMIYRFNDTAKVFQKIFYSSAFSKLRGWDGRSIDTVTPLNFDGDDQDELVYSGPKGLSLLQVNATTNPYELNEVALETAANQIVRYSFLKLAQKHNSTNVLQLFLHTSNGLIHVNIQPSIEGVETKPIVPANPVISTEQKELIPIPEIIPNRYHAGWLHDQLDMGSMLHPINAYNGAVELMIPIIDIPAPFGIPIRKIIKYKNVEYNNELGLGWSFPLDYIVLDRQSSAFEQDHVYSLVKENQRIIMMLQPTKDNGPKSEEKHFTIDGYPDIGIVFNTKRSYWKLSMDNRIMTYIALHQFQTVKACPLWPLCGSASRQTQTFTSQWYLNQEDNTDTGLRILYFYDLIKNKTDIRLTSINFSDDSMIDLSYSEDRLADITVATHQFIQHFTFHYSKDVKPLLQTIQQSDHKLFDFEYDQHQRLSKIIYPNGAEWKPEYAQVTLNPTSLKKTMEITGSEANVYYGPDYAVVVDANLIDGRLLLHIRDPLGGISSNKTDSTETVYTLNDIKRYLVHAIENLIVVIVIYDKCKDVAILQYTSDRWRQQKYYDEFPLDGTITTGSAFVLLSDKTSLRLITTTTDHQLSEVELRPNLPANFVVKAFAHGYATYDGRLEIFLLQQNGEWVTVKAAPEKVNYFNEIDKFISSFEINSELRQSIQRGLTADMLGSYRQAIILKAPFLQKDVLNIHVRFFMLSLENKPHVFDCYTTVIPHTVLTQYNYTVNTDEKDSFVLGYRLVKKKYHLYVKKSTGPHAVELNKYMKAARQEMSKHRKGSAMWNKINTEAKNTTREESQRIYKAVKDAVVFALDLSQFGMLTNQEGVLTGNHQITYDGFHWNKRLLDEDTIRLRKVNQNLSADYRLVKAHDKDTFKIVSIATGETLFDTNTTKSEELQLTVPYYAQSQPQGSPLRLYFFASKQIVTFPDEERLNRASNQIAIVTTHQANATAQFLVFRCMKYFLNPNVTVLGGQTLAYIDETDRKTAYLYDPQDVQLSVDGIVFRKIKIATGADTSRFGWYEQTIDIATGNTVRKAIAADGREVLDRKLRDQEEKRRQSEKQDTSAQSERMIIDASGRHPIVDLGPYRLVDEMVSYYGFEPYERNHFGKEKKWTFDKTLIKSQNGNSFLTLSQPEHKLAGVFTPQEPLMNYVISCWVRTSKALKLGDTVDIVAVDVLVEKGEEKKISLRKAEVKQRIGSWNYVETIVDTTHFPTETKLVFDISFIPSTTHGRIDIDHIRFSPLSMPFAANIYEPARGSVSALLSSSGLMKRYLYNCNGKRTTVFSEQGMVEEFITESKAVYTRESGRRPCVIEMKPRKSAWAMESGWDNKIHSNGSVFKTFDETWATLAVRFLYSLKPNDNGMRFVWRGKECYLPCPVQSVTNCRQLPRRGEILIFITSLRVSVWLEGVVVQETLLEDVKSDAERKLTLHLSRTAEITEFFEMYDSTLKVTYQQLSGQPVQVLEYESPDTVRVREILYDDIERPILQTKWTKVHPENDAKMFEFHENFILNFDNATQLLTGKVAELNPSCEGYPYTHTIYGNDPTENKRLQGLPGKDYTVDGKYKRSYSYEPHNLLLSNLFPPREGFHHKAVQLPGGAVRVTIENAKGKKVAKYSKVGSYENRLSTWRYGSNDKLQQELPPIYHYRAHTSTMENVPFFVANYTSEQMQLQQQWEVRYNYDNANRLIRKRTPDGGIWQYLYDKQGILRFSLHKEHNETLDRVIHFTYVSDDKVAREALVHLNETECIELVDSGVAPNSTNFIDTLYGEYDDDPNLRYRSAFATRRIGGDQMTEYLVYDQSKRVLKKVYVINTLNTSYSIDYEYENDNLRSIKYPFGAGGEPFRLIYDWNGNGDVISIRESTMTEPMFEFSYNADGMVETMNVRTDPTHIFQRNFTYNEPGFLIKLADNYLTESVSYLETDSYGQDSYTPIYEGLISKTFFTAHWQKATSPLRNGIYTEYLMSDNMNRAQASLCLEVLKRTGYIDENNLVNRTLYGDMNDDLPFVCGKRLALNHLSKVLSTRSFPYQYGHRYDYDDHDQLIKAKYFHGLEELKLAPLTHHTFHKEIKGIDEAKSKNIWDALREKSFLTTDCTNPSLCHGREGTKSIFSDFIHQHRYSHHLKLMLSKAISARKGLDVKTFEEKCTRWIEGSNMILKACTNLKEEMMKQKLFSESADAPVASLSEGFRKALQIYNSHVPDIVGVLNNHFMTALGRSAGDVQSYEIDANGNHRKFYTGFSRYRLEYQEGTNKITKLYRQQFDRSQDDGEEFTMAHDSDGAVIQAEHKGIKHMAYDKLLQRVSEIEMTDGRKILYQYDVRAERTFKQVRAKDETVLSEKYYIRDANGFVLMDIDMAYLTNDHPPDVRVTSYIYKDQQLIGFVRNDKLYGVITDHEGSVRLVVREGEVVAAYDYLPYGQIFRRFGTDLDGQISYLYTGQEWEPETGLYNYRARLYDPDIGRFYQMDPKEQYPSPYVYAGNSPVSLIDPDGELAFAISCIIMAIIGAYIGASAAAQSWNPLEWNWKSKSLWLGMIGGALTGLSIPFNLTASIAYFVGMGLSLSASIGVMIGSGITFGYFALAASSGSWDPRNFDFSSPGTWNALLGGIATSAFIVTNPNQLINTFRSITTTLGRALFVTATVAITITFAYLFGALKMGGEFDMTKWDYSDPRLYHGILDAYVTASFTMIMVRNIPNTIKSLGRKIETGLDRLAETEVFFRAKQLMRGGDWSTKLSNARFFMAANAKAIGDLQRGIIPIAFYTFIVTLRMVDAYEKSSIPGFSVFLQILSTAVMTRGFTNRVVKPLIPKRIDAPLAQKLIAPETYENSSGRYSSSGANSLGSFLSYLRIPFDWFLNYHENTPEGEQVHDNTIQRYKSHYKRTSKHSMIENCYPVTHGELNYVNCYSDQGLVTIFPKVEAILQSHDEYRNCLPLTYDGVRGISCDGEQSTLLAVQLEPPRLFEYVDSWLLLAHVAPAAVREVKRIVQNFFGWGSSSSRTTKDLPEIRKYLQKRLENGLSDLQLLQSQAVANRSDMDWFGYMLEDLREDVQEYVKHGHGNGNILMERLKALHTDALEEIELHEGNLALDNLFQRENLLGANPTVAESGIGQVQQNIAASFCASSAIRCLST; encoded by the coding sequence ATGGCGGACCTAGACCAACCAGTGCAATTACCCGTGCAAACGATCACAGACACAAATGTACATGATCTGGTGGAAGTGAAGAAAATTGCCAATAACACCGTGTTTGTGCGTAAGAACCGAGCTCTTCTGATTTATCAGCTCTCCAACAAAGATTATACAGAAGTGTTCCATgaagatgattttttttccttaacCACCCCTAATGCCAACTACCCTTGGCATGTGTATGAACCATCTTCACTCATAGTTCGCAGTTCGAAAGGAGTCGAAGTATACCAATGGAATAAACCCGACCTAAAACTCCAGTACACGGTATCCAAGTATCATGATCACTCGGGTTATGGATCGTCCAGGAATACGTTCCTGATTGGGCAGATATTTCCATCCCAACATCATATTGGAATAATTTCGCGTCTTAACTCGGACGTGCAATTTCGTTCACTGGATTTGAGCAAAGCGAAGACTACCGTAAGATTATTGAAAAAGCCCCCGTCTTTGGATAGTGAATGGAAGTCTTCCACTAGCACCATACAGCTGATAGAACAATTGGATAACAATAAGCAGCTTGCAATTGCACTGCGCACCGAATCAAAGCTAATGCTGTTCCGTTTTAATAACCAACATAATCTGGAAAAGTTAACGACCATAGATGAATTTCCATCCAAAGACACGGACTATGACAGGATAATGTTTGCCAAATTTGGTACAACCAGCTATAACGATCTACTGCACTTTTCTACCGAAGGCCTTATGATATATCGCTTCAATGATAccgcaaaagtttttcaaaagaTTTTCTATTCGTCGGCATTTTCAAAGCTACGCGGCTGGGATGGACGTAGTATAGACACTGTTACACCATTAAACTTCGACGGAGACGACCAAGACGAGCTGGTCTATAGTGGACCGAAAGGTTTGAGTCTATTGCAAGTTAACGCCACTACCAATCCATACGAACTGAACGAAGTTGCGCTAGAAACAGCAGCCAATCAAATTGTGCGTTATTCGTTTCTTAAATTGGCTCAAAAACATAATTCTACCAACGTTCTGCAGCTTTTCTTACACACATCAAATGGTTTGATCCATGTAAATATACAACCCTCGATCGAAGGCGTTGAAACGAAGCCCATTGTTCCAGCAAACCCCGTAATATCAACCGAACAAAAGGAACTCATTCCGATTCCCGAAATTATTCCCAACCGTTACCACGCTGGATGGCTGCACGATCAGCTCGATATGGGTTCCATGCTGCACCCAATCAATGCTTACAATGGAGCCGTCGAGTTGATGATCCCAATAATAGACATTCCTGCACCGTTCGGTATTCCGATTCGAAAAATTATTAAGTATAAAAACGTAGAGTACAACAACGAGCTCGGGCTTGGTTGGTCCTTCCCTCTCGACTACATTGTGCTAGATCGTCAGTCAAGCGCATTCGAGCAGGATCATGTGTACTCGCTCGTAAAAGAAAATCAGCGAATTATTATGATGCTTCAACCCACCAAGGACAATGGTCCAAAATCGGAAGAAAAGCATTTCACCATTGATGGTTATCCAGATATCGGCATTGTTTTCAACACTAAGCGGAGCTATTGGAAGCTGTCGATGGACAATCGCATCATGACATACATAGCCCTACACCAGTTTCAGACAGTGAAAGCGTGCCCACTGTGGCCACTGTGCGGTAGTGCATCGCGACAAACGCAAACCTTCACATCGCAATGGTACCTGAACCAGGAGGACAATACCGACACTGGGCTGAGGATCCTGTACTTTTATGATCtgatcaaaaacaaaaccgacaTACGCCTAACATCCATCAATTTTTCCGACGACTCGATGATAGACCTAAGCTACAGCGAGGATCGGCTTGCAGATATCACGGTGGCAACTCACCAGTTCATACAGCATTTTACCTTTCACTACAGCAAGGATGTCAAGCCGTTGCTGCAGACAATTCAACAAAGCGATCACAAGCTTTTCGATTTTGAGTACGATCAGCACCAACGGCTGTCGAAAATTATCTACCCAAACGGTGCCGAATGGAAGCCGGAATATGCCCAAGTAACGCTTAATCCCACATCGCTTAAGAAAACTATGGAAATTACTGGATCGGAAGCTAACGTTTACTATGGGCCAGActatgctgttgttgtggacGCAAATCTCATCGACGGTAGACTTTTGCTGCACATTCGCGATCCGCTCGGAGGCATAAGCTCGAACAAAACCGACAGCACCGAAACGGTGTACACTTTAAACGACATCAAACGGTATCTGGTCCATGCGATTGAAAACCTGATCGTGGTGATAGTTATCTACGATAAGTGCAAGGATGTCGCGATCCTGCAATATACTAGCGACCGTTGGCGACAGCAGAAATACTACGACGAATTTCCACTCGACGGAACCATTACTACCGGTAGTGCATTTGTTCTGCTTTCGGACAAGACGTCGTTACGATTGATAACGACTACTACCGATCATCAGCTCAGTGAAGTTGAACTGCGCCCCAATTTACCGGCAAACTTTGTCGTCAAAGCATTTGCACACGGGTATGCAACGTACGATGGGCGGCTCGAGATATTTTTGCTGCAACAAAATGGAGAATGGGTAACCGTGAAAGCAGCACCAGAAAAGGTGAACTATTTCAACGAGATCGATAAGTTTATTTCCTCCTTTGAGATCAACTCTGAGCTCAGGCAATCGATTCAGCGCGGTCTCACGGCGGACATGCTGGGAAGCTACCGGCAAGCCATTATATTAAAGGCACCCTTTCTGCAGAAGGACGTGCTAAACATTCACGTCCGCTTTTTCATGCTCAGTCTTGAGAATAAACCACACGTATTTGATTGCTACACTACGGTAATTCCGCACACCGTCTTAACGCAATACAATTACACGGTGAATACGGATGAAAAGGATTCGTTCGTGCTCGGCTACCGGTTGGTGAAGAAGAAATATCATTTATATGTGAAAAAATCTACCGGCCCACATGCGGTAGAGCTGAACAAATACATGAAAGCGGCGAGGCAGGAAATGTCCAAACATCGTAAAGGAAGCGCCATGTGGAATAAAATCAATACCGAGGCGAAAAATACGACGCGCGAAGAAAGTCAGCGCATTTACAAGGCAGTGAAGGATGCGGTCGTGTTTGCCCTCGATCTATCGCAGTTTGGAATGCTCACCAACCAGGAGGGCGTGCTTACAGGTAACCATCAGATCACTTACGATGGGTTTCACTGGAACAAGCGGTTGCTGGACGAAGATACGATACGGCTGCGTAAGGTAAATCAAAATTTGAGCGCTGACTATCGGCTCGTGAAGGCACATGACAAGGACACCTTCAAGATCGTGTCGATTGCAACTGGAGAGACGCTGTTCGATACCAATACCACTAAATCGGAAGAACTACAGCTCACCGTACCCTACTACGCCCAGTCCCAGCCACAAGGCAGTCCATTGAGACTGTACTTCTTTGCCAGTAAGCAGATCGTTACCTTCCCCGACGAGGAAAGGCTTAACCGTGCGAGCAATCAAATCGCGATCGTCACGACGCACCAAGCAAATGCCACTGCACAGTTTTTGGTATTCCGATGCATGAAGTACTTTCTCAATCCGAATGTAACGGTGCTGGGAGGTCAAACTTTGGCATACATTGACGAAACAGATCGCAAAACGGCGTACCTCTATGATCCGCAGGATGTACAGCTGTCCGTGGATGGGATCGTGTTTCGCAAAATCAAAATAGCCACCGGTGCCGATACGAGCCGATTCGGTTGGTACGAGCAGACGATAGACATCGCAACGGGGAACACGGTTCGGAAAGCGATTGCAGCGGATGGCCGAGAAGTGCTGGATCGGAAGTTACGCGATCAGGAGGAAAAACGACGCCAATCGGAAAAGCAAGACACATCGGCACAAAGTGAGAGAATGATTATCGATGCTAGCGGACGGCATCCCATCGTTGACTTGGGTCCATACCGGTTGGTGGATGAGATGGTATCATACTACGGCTTTGAGCCATACGAGAGAAACCACTTCGGTAAGGAGAAGAAATGGACGTTTGACAAAACACTGATCAAATCGCAGAATGGTAACAGCTTTCTAACACTTAGCCAACCAGAACACAAACTGGCGGGCGTATTTACACCACAGGAGCCGCTTATGAACTATGTGATTTCATGCTGGGTACGCACTTCCAAAGCACTCAAGCTCGGTGATACTGTTGACATTGTGGCTGTAGACGTTTTAGTTGAGAagggagaagagaaaaaaatatcccTTCGCAAGGCGGAAGTGAAACAACGCATCGGATCGTGGAACTATGTGGAAACGATAGTCGATACAACACATTTTCCAACCGAAACAAAGCTCGTGTTTGATATCAGTTTCATCCCAAGCACCACCCACGGACGCATCGATATTGACCATATACGATTTTCACCACTTAGCATGCCGTTCGCGGCTAACATCTACGAACCTGCCAGAGGAAGTGTAAGCGCACTgctcagcagcagcggatTGATGAAACGCTACCTTTATAACTGCAACGGCAAAAGAACAACCGTCTTCTCCGAGCAGGGTATGGTGGAAGAATTCATAACGGAGTCAAAGGCTGTGTACACTCGTGAGTCTGGTCGGAGACCGTGTGTCATTGAAATGAAGCCTCGCAAATCTGCATGGGCCATGGAGAGCGGTTGGGATAATAAAATCCACTCTAATGGAAGCGTGTTTAAAacatttgatgaaacatgggcTACACTAGCAGTGCGATTTCTTTACAGTTTGAAACCGAACGACAATGGCATGCGATTCGTTTGGCGAGGAAAAGAATGTTACTTACCGTGTCCGGTACAATCAGTGACAAACTGTCGACAACTGCCACGACGTGGAGAAATTCTTATCTTTATTACGTCCCTACGCGTTTCCGTCTGGCTCGAAGGAGTTGTAGTGCAAGAGACGCTGCTAGAAGATGTCAAATCAGATGCAGAACGGAAACTGACATTACATCTTTCACGAACCGCGGAAATAACAGAATTCTTTGAAATGTACGACTCAACATTAAAAGTAACTTACCAGCAACTTTCTGGACAACCGGTTCAGGTGTTAGAGTACGAGTCACCAGACACGGTGCGGGTTCGCGAGATCCTCTACGACGATATCGAACGTCCTATCCTGCAAACGAAATGGACAAAAGTTCACCCTGAGAACGATGCCAAAATGTTTGAATTTCATGAAAATTTTATCCTCAATTTCGATAACGCAACACAGCTGCTGACTGGCAAGGTGGCAGAGCTAAATCCGTCCTGTGAAGGGTATCCCTACACGCACACTATCTACGGCAATGATCCTACGGAAAACAAACGCTTGCAGGGCCTGCCCGGGAAAGACTACACCGTTGATGGGAAATATAAGCGATCTTACTCCTACGAGCCGCACAATTTGCTGTTAAGTAACCTGTTCCCACCAAGGGAAGGCTTTCATCATAAGGCCGTGCAACTACCCGGCGGTGCCGTGCGTGTGACCATTGAAAACGCTAAGGGCAAAAAAGTGGCCAAATACTCCAAGGTGGGTAGTTACGAGAATAGACTGAGTACTTGGCGATACGGGAGCAATGATAAGCTACAGCAAGAGCTGCCACCGATTTATCACTACAGGGCGCATACATCGACCATGGAAAATGTTCCATTTTTCGTGGCCAATTACACTTCCGAACAGatgcaactgcagcagcagtgggaagttCGCTACAATTATGATAATGCGAATCGATTAATCAGAAAGCGTACACCGGATGGCGGTATCTGGCAATATCTTTACGATAAACAGGGTATCCTTCGCTTTAGCCTTCATAAAGAACATAACGAAACGCTCGATCGCGTTATACATTTTACGTACGTTTCCGATGATAAAGTGGCGCGCGAAGCACTAGTCCATCTCAACGAAACCGAATGTATTGAACTGGTAGACAGTGGAGTTGCGCCCAATTCTACAAACTTTATCGATACACTGTATGGAGAGTACGATGACGATCCAAACTTGCGCTACCGTTCGGCATTTGCCACCAGACGTATTGGTGGGGATCAAATGACCGAGTACCTAGTGTACGATCAAAGTAAAAGAGTGCTGAAGAAAGTTTACGTAATAAACACTCTCAACACGTCGTACTCGATTGACTACGAGTACGAAAACGATAATCTACGATCTATCAAGTATCCTTTCGGTGCTGGAGGAGAGCCGTTCAGATTGATCTACGACTGGAATGGTAATGGTGATGTTATATCTATTCGAGAATCGACAATGACAGAACCTATGTTTGAGTTCTCCTATAATGCAGATGGCATGGTGGAAACAATGAACGTACGAACGGATCCCACGCATATATTCCAGAGAAACTTTACCTACAACGAACCAGGCTTTTTGATAAAGCTGGCAGACAACTATCTGACGGAAAGTGTAAGCTACCTGGAAACAGACTCCTACGGCCAAGACTCTTACACACCGATCTATGAAGGTTTAATATCGAAGACGTTCTTCACCGCCCACTGGCAAAAGGCGACCAGCCCACTTCGTAATGGTATCTATACGGAGTATCTAATGTCAGACAACATGAACCGAGCACAGGCGTCACTGTGTCTTGAGGTGCTAAAGCGTACAGGCTATATTGACGAAAACAATCTGGTGAATCGGACGTTGTACGGTGACATGAATGACGATCTaccgtttgtgtgtggaaaaCGACTCGCTCTGAATCATCTGTCGAAGGTATTGAGCACCAGATCCTTCCCCTATCAGTACGGTCATCGGTATGACTATGACGATCATGATCAGCTTATTAAGGCGAAGTATTTCCACGGATTGGAAGAGTTGAAGCTTGCACCATTGACGCATCACACATTCCACAAAGAGATAAAAGGAATTGATGAAGCGAAATCGAAAAACATTTGGGATGCGCTACGGGAAAAATCCTTCCTAACCACCGACTGCACCAATCCCAGTCTTTGCCATGGACGTGAAGGTACCAAATCGATATTCAGTGACTTTATCCATCAACATCGATATAGCCATCACTTGAAATTGATGCTATCGAAGGCCATCTCAGCACGGAAGGGATTGGATGTAAAAACGTTTGAAGAAAAGTGTACACGATGGATTGAAGGATCGAACATGATTTTGAAAGCTTGTACGAACCTCAAGGAAGAAATGATGAAACAAAAGTTGTTCAGTGAAAGCGCAGATGCGCCTGTAGCATCTTTGAGTGAAGGGTTTAGAAAAGCTTTACAGATATACAACTCACACGTGCCAGACATTGTTGGGGTGCTTAATAATCACTTCATGACTGCTCTGGGAAGATCGGCTGGGGATGTGCAATCGTACGAAATCGATGCAAATGGAAATCATCGAAAGTTTTACACGGGCTTCTCTCGGTATCGTTTGGAGTACCAGGAGGGCACAAATAAAATCACCAAGCTATATCGTCAGCAGTTCGACCGCTCTCAAGATGATGGAGAGGAATTCACCATGGCCCATGATAGTGATGGTGCTGTAATCCAGGCAGAACACAAGGGCATAAAGCACATGGCATATGACAAGCTTCTGCAGCGGGTTAGTGAAATTGAGATGACCGATGGACGGAAGATATTGTACCAGTATGATGTGCGCGCAGAGCGGACATTCAAGCAGGTTCGAGCAAAGGATGAAACGGTCTTAAGTGAAAAGTACTACATTCGAGATGCGAATGGATTCGTACTAATGGACATAGACATGGCTTACCTGACGAATGATCATCCGCCGGACGTGCGAGTGACGAGCTACATCTACAAGGATCAGCAGCTGATTGGGTTTGTGCGCAACGATAAGCTGTACGGGGTCATCACAGATCACGAAGGATCTGTACGCTTGGTGGTGAGAGAGGGCGAAGTAGTCGCCGCATATGATTATCTTCCATATGGCCAGATATTCCGACGTTTTGGGACCGATTTGGACGGACAAATCTCGTATCTTTACACGGGTCAGGAGTGGGAACCGGAGACCGGGTTGTACAACTATCGAGCTCGTTTGTATGATCCCGACATTGGGAGGTTCTATCAAATGGATCCAAAAGAACAGTACCCAAGCCCTTACGTTTATGCCGGAAACTCGCCTGTTTCGTTGATCGATCCAGATGGAGAGCTTGCATTTGCTATCAGCTGTATTATAATGGCCATAATCGGTGCTTACATTGGTGCTTCGGCAGCGGCTCAATCTTGGAATCCGTTGGAATGGAACTGGAAGTCGAAATCACTTTGGTTAGGAATGATTGGTGGTGCATTAACTGGGCTTTCGATTCCTTTCAATTTGACTGCATCGATAGCGTATTTCGTCGGGATGGGACTATCGCTTTCTGCCTCGATCGGTGTTATGATCGGGTCAGGTATTACGTTCGGTTACTTCGCTTTGGCTGCGAGCAGCGGCTCCTGGGATCCACGAAATTTCGATTTTTCCAGCCCCGGCACTTGGAACGCACTGCTGGGTGGTATTGCAACGTCAGCATTCATCGTGACGAACCCAAATCAACTGATTAATACTTTCCGGTCCATCACAACCACTCTCGGCAGAGCACTCTTTGTTACCGCAACCGTAGCAATAACCATTACCTTCGCTTACCTGTTTGGGGCTCTCAAGATGGGCGGAGAGTTCGATATGACTAAGTGGGACTATTCCGATCCAAGATTATATCACGGTATACTGGACGCATACGTTACCGCCTCGTTCACCATGATAATGGTCCGCAATATACCAAACACTATTAAAAGCTTAGGCAGAAAGATAGAAACCGGACTGGATCGGTTGGCGGAAACGGAGGTGTTCTTCCGAGCAAAGCAACTCATGAGAGGTGGTGACTGGTCGACAAAGCTCTCCAACGCGCGCTTCTTCATGGCAGCCAATGCGAAAGCGATTGGCGACCTGCAACGCGGCATAATTCCGATTGCTTTTTACACCTTCATTGTGACGTTGCGCATGGTAGACGCGTACGAGAAGAGCAGCATTCCCGGGTTTTCGGTATTTTTACAAATTCTCAGCACAGCAGTAATGACCAGAGGTTTCACGAATCGCGTAGTCAAACCGCTCATACCGAAAAGAATTGACGCACCGTTGGCACAGAAGTTGATAGCGCCAGAGACGTATGAAAACTCCTCCGGGCGGTATAGTTCTTCGGGGGCCAATAGTTTGGGAAGCTTCCTAAGCTATCTTCGCATTCCCTTCGATTGGTTCTTAAACTATCACGAAAACACACCAGAAGGTGAGCAAGTTCACGACAACACCATACAACGCTACAAATCCCACTACAAGCGAACGTCAAAGCACAGCATGATCGAAAACTGTTATCCTGTGACGCACGGCGAACTGAACTACGTCAACTGCTACTCTGATCAGGGTTTGGTAACAATTTTCCCCAAAGTAGAAGCGATACTTCAATCGCATGATGAGTATCGGAACTGTTTACCACTGACCTATGatggcgttcgaggaatttcGTGTGATGGTGAACAATCTACGCTTTTAGCGGTGCAGCTAGAACCTCCCAGATTGTTCGAATACGTTGACAGTTGGCTTCTGCTGGCACATGTCGCTCCGGCCGCAGTCCGTGAAGTAAAGCGTATCGTTCAAAATTTCTTTGGATGGGGTAGCAGTTCATCCCGTACTACGAAAGATCTTCCAGAAATTCGTAAATACTTACAAAAACGTTTGGAAAATGGCTTATCTGATTTGCAGCTTCTCCAAAGCCAAGCTGTAGCTAACAGAAGTGATATGGATTGGTTCGGATACATGCTAGAGGACCTTCGCGAGGATGTGCAGGAATACGTAAAGCATGGACACGGCAACGGCAACATACTAATGGAACGTTTGAAGGCTTTGCATACCGATGCTCTGGAAGAGATCGAGCTGCACGAAGGAAACCTGGCATTGGACAATCTTTTCCAACGCGAGAACTTGCTGGGAGCAAACCCAACGGTTGCAGAATCCGGCATAGGACAAGTACAGCAGAACATTGCTGCAAGCTTCTGTGCGAGCTCCGCTATTCGATGTCTTTCTACATAA